A genomic segment from Desulfurispirillum indicum S5 encodes:
- a CDS encoding sugar transferase, which yields MRSAKNFRFPSLPSELVIKPDIYRGSALFDKPARLMYHAGAVFIIICFHLLISTVPAEVAIAAAASILGCLVSAFVLQKLSLYPGSPSLILPISAVFLTHIPITIICFTFLSLSAFALFFNLLLVGIWLCIWYSAGCRLPVRIAVIPSTSSHALCSLHTKVATTWEYLNAPSQLTSVNVAWVARDQTTELSAEWSKALAARALQVISYAEAAEMVTGRVIRQFNSSNELERVARKPFNRIGKRLFDLLIALMAMPFLLLAIICAGTAIKFESGGRIFFHQKRMGHCQRVFTMLKFRSMFSIKDSGHQPGDCDHEQYITAVGRVIRKYHIDELPQVLNVLGGQMSLVGPRPEALELYYKYVSVIPEFRLRQAVLPGLTGWAQVEQGYTNSVTGAACKSEYDLFYMKHFGFWLDLVIIIKTIGVILRKPFSHASA from the coding sequence ATGAGATCTGCAAAAAACTTTCGGTTTCCTTCACTTCCTTCAGAGCTGGTCATTAAACCGGACATTTACAGGGGAAGTGCATTATTTGATAAGCCTGCGCGCCTGATGTACCACGCAGGAGCTGTGTTTATTATAATTTGCTTTCACTTACTGATAAGCACAGTGCCTGCAGAAGTGGCTATTGCAGCTGCTGCTTCAATACTCGGCTGCCTGGTAAGTGCCTTCGTCTTACAGAAACTGAGCCTTTACCCTGGATCACCTTCTCTTATCCTACCCATTTCTGCAGTATTTCTGACGCATATTCCCATAACCATTATTTGCTTTACATTTCTTTCATTATCTGCCTTCGCTCTCTTTTTCAATCTGCTCCTTGTGGGGATATGGCTATGCATTTGGTATTCAGCAGGTTGCCGGTTGCCTGTGCGCATAGCAGTTATCCCAAGCACGAGTAGCCATGCGCTTTGTTCTCTGCACACAAAGGTGGCAACAACCTGGGAGTACCTGAATGCGCCATCACAACTCACTTCTGTAAACGTTGCCTGGGTAGCTCGGGATCAGACAACCGAACTTTCTGCTGAGTGGAGCAAGGCCCTTGCAGCCAGAGCCTTGCAGGTAATCAGCTATGCTGAGGCAGCAGAGATGGTCACGGGGCGAGTGATCAGGCAATTTAACAGTAGTAACGAGTTGGAAAGGGTCGCCAGGAAACCCTTTAACAGAATAGGGAAAAGACTCTTCGATCTACTTATTGCTTTGATGGCGATGCCATTCCTGCTTCTTGCCATCATATGTGCAGGTACTGCCATAAAGTTTGAGTCTGGGGGGAGAATCTTCTTTCACCAAAAACGCATGGGGCATTGCCAAAGGGTTTTTACCATGCTGAAATTTCGCAGCATGTTCAGCATAAAGGACTCTGGCCACCAGCCAGGTGACTGTGACCACGAACAGTATATTACTGCCGTCGGCAGGGTCATACGCAAGTATCATATTGACGAGCTGCCACAGGTACTGAATGTGCTTGGCGGCCAGATGAGCCTTGTTGGGCCTCGGCCTGAAGCGCTGGAGCTCTATTACAAATATGTTTCTGTCATTCCAGAGTTCAGACTGAGGCAGGCTGTGCTTCCCGGCCTGACGGGATGGGCACAGGTGGAACAAGGATACACCAACAGCGTTACTGGTGCAGCCTGCAAATCAGAGTACGATCTCTTTTACATGAAACACTTTGGGTTCTGGCTCGACCTCGTTATCATAATAAAGACCATTGGAGTCATACTGCGAAAGCCATTTTCGCATGCGAGCGCCTGA
- a CDS encoding FecR family protein: MSVVVVTILFVFSYTGVASTVAGRFQFVHGTVEVTREERTYRAHRGDDIHEGDIITTAPASSAQVRMSDGALIAVRPRSELTIETYNYTGEDDGENSSVLNLARGGLRSVTGAIGRAQPDNVKIDTPVATMGIRGTDMDVFLVPPQSPAGPAAALPDSVLRVNTGVGVIIAAGLMLDVPAGFIAQASFGQPPQFIPALPPAAEAMEEESLLQPEEEGDEGESETSADGAADDAPLTSEDESGAVEGDADEAEGTNQPQTGESADGSGTTEVPGAAILLGESDSDVFTDMSDDFNETLIFIVEQTLEEKLDEQANTPPVTEPDPQPDPQPDPQPDPQPDPQPDPQPEPQPEPQPEPEPEPEPEPEPEPEPEPEPEPEPEPDWPDPIDDNVPEVHKATINIQIQ, encoded by the coding sequence ATGAGTGTTGTTGTGGTGACAATTCTGTTTGTTTTCAGTTACACAGGCGTAGCGTCGACCGTAGCCGGAAGGTTTCAATTCGTGCACGGTACCGTGGAAGTCACCCGTGAGGAACGCACCTATCGTGCGCATCGTGGTGATGATATTCATGAAGGTGACATTATTACCACCGCTCCAGCCAGCAGTGCTCAGGTCCGTATGAGTGACGGTGCCCTTATTGCCGTTCGTCCGCGCAGTGAATTGACTATAGAAACTTACAACTATACCGGTGAAGATGATGGCGAAAACAGCAGCGTCCTGAATCTCGCTCGTGGTGGATTGCGTTCTGTTACTGGTGCTATTGGGAGAGCCCAGCCTGATAATGTCAAAATAGATACCCCCGTGGCGACTATGGGTATCCGTGGTACCGACATGGACGTGTTCCTCGTGCCTCCGCAATCCCCTGCTGGCCCGGCTGCAGCCCTTCCGGACAGTGTTCTGCGCGTCAACACGGGAGTCGGTGTTATTATTGCTGCCGGATTAATGCTTGATGTACCTGCTGGGTTTATTGCCCAGGCCAGCTTCGGTCAGCCGCCGCAGTTTATCCCAGCTCTACCACCTGCAGCAGAAGCCATGGAAGAGGAAAGCCTATTGCAGCCAGAGGAAGAGGGTGATGAAGGTGAATCTGAGACCAGCGCTGACGGAGCAGCAGATGATGCTCCCCTAACTTCAGAAGATGAGAGTGGAGCAGTTGAAGGAGACGCTGATGAAGCAGAAGGCACTAATCAGCCGCAGACAGGCGAGAGCGCAGATGGAAGTGGAACAACTGAGGTGCCAGGTGCAGCGATACTCCTCGGTGAATCTGATAGTGACGTTTTCACAGACATGAGCGATGATTTTAATGAAACACTCATCTTTATCGTCGAGCAGACACTGGAAGAGAAACTTGATGAACAAGCCAACACTCCACCAGTAACCGAGCCCGATCCCCAACCCGATCCCCAACCCGATCCCCAACCCGATCCCCAACCCGATCCCCAACCCGATCCCCAACCCGAGCCCCAACCCGAGCCCCAACCCGAGCCCGAGCCAGAACCGGAGCCCGAGCCCGAGCCAGAACCGGAGCCCGAGCCCGAGCCAGAACCGGAGCCCGAGCCGGACTGGCCTGATCCTATTGATGACAATGTACCTGAAGTCCATAAAGCCACAATAAACATTCAGATTCAGTAA
- a CDS encoding HlyD family type I secretion periplasmic adaptor subunit yields MQQQIPNTNIRGVLIAGFLLIGLGFGGFLLWAITAPLGKGIVAEGVVSVETNRKAVQHLYGGIVEEILVRENQLVQKGELLIRLADSRPRAEYTTARYELISVQVQYARLLAERGGLPDVIFPLEVLSSDDTEVVELVQTQRELFERRRKSLQNEQQIILENIEAQQKYIESLGDVLASRDRQIMLLKEELAGLRELAKDGHYPRNSLLNQERALEEIISRRSEDLAAIARTQSSITELRLSLVKLEQDFHHDVEAQISDAQRRLGSLREQYHAAKDILQRTDVLAPESGIVLSLSAHTIGGVVRAGETVMEIVPVHAELIVEAKISPQDIDRVHRDMQADLRFSAFDARNTPVIEGEVIAVSPDRLIDEQTRMPYYLSKIAISPEELQKLGANNRLVPGLPAEVVIKTGERTLLQYLIDPFLDRLFVSFKEE; encoded by the coding sequence ATGCAACAGCAAATACCAAACACGAATATAAGAGGCGTTCTTATCGCGGGCTTTCTTCTTATTGGCCTGGGTTTTGGGGGTTTTTTACTTTGGGCGATTACTGCGCCCCTGGGCAAAGGCATTGTCGCCGAGGGCGTAGTCTCCGTAGAAACAAACCGGAAGGCGGTACAGCACCTCTATGGTGGAATTGTCGAAGAAATCCTCGTGCGTGAAAACCAGCTCGTTCAAAAAGGCGAGCTTCTGATTCGCTTAGCCGATTCGAGACCCCGAGCTGAGTATACAACGGCGCGTTATGAACTAATCAGCGTGCAGGTGCAGTATGCGCGACTTTTGGCCGAAAGGGGCGGGCTGCCAGATGTCATTTTCCCACTGGAGGTCCTGAGCAGCGATGATACGGAGGTTGTCGAGCTGGTTCAAACGCAACGAGAGCTGTTTGAGCGACGAAGAAAAAGTTTACAAAATGAACAGCAGATTATTTTAGAAAACATTGAGGCTCAACAAAAATATATTGAAAGCCTTGGGGATGTCCTGGCTAGCCGCGATCGCCAAATCATGCTGCTGAAAGAGGAGCTTGCTGGTCTGCGTGAGCTGGCCAAAGATGGCCATTACCCGCGCAACAGTCTTCTAAACCAAGAAAGGGCTCTTGAGGAAATCATAAGCCGCCGTTCTGAAGATTTGGCTGCTATTGCACGCACGCAAAGCAGTATTACTGAGTTGCGTTTAAGTCTGGTAAAACTTGAACAGGACTTTCACCATGATGTGGAAGCACAGATCAGCGATGCCCAGCGCAGGCTCGGCTCCCTGCGTGAACAATATCATGCTGCAAAAGACATATTGCAGCGCACAGATGTTCTTGCGCCCGAAAGCGGTATTGTACTCTCACTATCGGCTCATACGATTGGTGGTGTAGTACGCGCTGGAGAAACGGTAATGGAAATTGTCCCAGTGCATGCAGAATTGATCGTCGAGGCAAAAATCAGCCCACAGGATATAGACAGAGTACACCGCGATATGCAGGCCGATCTTCGGTTCAGTGCCTTTGACGCAAGGAATACGCCTGTCATAGAGGGCGAGGTGATCGCGGTATCACCGGACAGGCTTATTGATGAGCAAACAAGAATGCCTTACTACCTCAGTAAAATAGCAATATCACCCGAAGAATTACAAAAACTTGGAGCAAACAACCGGCTTGTGCCCGGTCTTCCTGCCGAGGTTGTCATAAAGACCGGCGAGCGTACATTACTCCAGTATCTTATTGATCCTTTCCTTGACCGCCTGTTTGTTTCATTTAAAGAAGAATGA
- a CDS encoding DUF1566 domain-containing protein — protein MHNRFLKVFIAAVITILFSSISFGDVCQGVHHRQHYLPQEDGTVLHANSGLMWMKCAVQDDADYNDGCLNPAEFSVWTEAITGTNGVLYLAQEIQYAGHDDWRLPNIKELHSVVDLCDNSGFNDVFNVPDGLYWTSSPASITGDFQVWKVNISEGGTSSTSVKHDMEESQPAYLLLVRGGVTGSGPVLP, from the coding sequence ATGCATAACAGGTTCTTAAAGGTTTTTATTGCCGCCGTAATCACAATACTTTTTTCCAGCATTTCTTTTGGTGACGTGTGCCAGGGAGTGCACCACAGGCAACACTACCTTCCCCAGGAAGATGGCACTGTCCTGCACGCCAACAGCGGACTGATGTGGATGAAGTGCGCAGTGCAGGACGATGCAGACTACAATGATGGCTGCTTAAACCCAGCGGAGTTTTCCGTTTGGACCGAAGCGATAACCGGTACGAATGGCGTGCTGTATCTGGCCCAGGAAATTCAGTATGCAGGGCATGATGATTGGCGTCTGCCAAATATAAAAGAACTTCACTCTGTAGTTGATTTATGTGACAACTCAGGATTCAACGACGTTTTCAACGTCCCAGATGGTCTTTACTGGACATCGTCACCCGCAAGCATTACAGGGGATTTCCAGGTTTGGAAGGTAAATATCAGTGAAGGTGGCACGTCCAGCACAAGCGTAAAACACGATATGGAAGAAAGCCAACCTGCTTATCTCCTACTCGTCCGTGGTGGAGTAACAGGCAGTGGGCCGGTGTTGCCATGA
- a CDS encoding LamG-like jellyroll fold domain-containing protein, which yields MRAVTLIFSMLFLLVGCSEMLPESPGAGKASVNISIKRPVNQIQEDRLQAAFIDDRTMQLDIFIYPFPFGSYDDIVKLQRCIVAAWSMSSEGEPTYGEIITPEIRSTCNVPGDFDSAGQMAMSMSAVREVSIPYGSGTVNTQISELEPGSYMIAVIQSGAYGEEMSKVRTYATLEPGPNNIVINLLHGKWVFVNESDDPAPLELQLLHKTEFFVEDSEPVGLVESPAAALGFSGSGTVQLEAVYLHETLDIPEHIYLDAYLGYHGSNLFGQYDNASARYYGLMDNHAMSFIAAEQVDAVASTEPAFIMQQYFAGASSHKITLGELMGWSGIDNAFGLIFYGADGTGFLNSLAKTTKNLIYNTDFEQIDIQHYWYREDLSEPGFPVIELDVMVSEHSISPFADTSEVVQKLMGLDSGERITGTLVEYFSTEREGGTVGPVSPPVIDYDPKDGFSVASASSSVVPALLNRATLTRMLQQQLALEQAEKDLGIGTITAASNQPGPKCFTSDTSRAYTWLLYRYNGTSWVPGYEESGEFIASNDNLDFEAEEFPVIQAEICLHPIRLAAQQPAPEEGPSNLIAHYTFDGNVADVKGAYDGASSVAGVTFDAGRFGQAVYLDGGYITLPHEYNPIISPDAEEFSISTWIKVDELPEADDEWVIFNHGWGEFKLALNHTGSVSFAVNEDQGYGAWRTIEGPVPLGEFVHIAAIYSRDNGMQLWVNGAGVSFYNSLINGMRDPDGIYRFIGFGRSSDEDGPFFQGAIDETRIFDRALTEAEVFLLADAITGTAGNDNLIGTSNNDIFIGSAGDDIIDGVGGVNTVVYVGNHTLYQVIDNGGGSYTVVKPDGTDTLTNIQYLSFGDVQNIAITDLLSENIVVIDCGMDDCSWIPAGRFAFPDDGEFSLNDPYVRLVPAQLQCEPPNPLCWDNIVCSVDGSTGEFGSGNSTCYIFSSDPGALQNAVNLSEDFQLILFDNDDRDVPNHDLEDAVYLIMSDFLPGETIEGAVVVEYEENRHFISAAEAFLFNFFSSELDVQTYLWIEAAPGFRYTETWNPSEVFFGHGGTESLPLFSGTLDTATSLMGDPFEDIHSSHWVYFRSGSLVFGENPNVYDVNIHWFSNIPMFAPLNDTGISTCVTDDDLIFGTSDCTVGPEIPLQDAYHGTNSFAFEKIDASGAVLSEAGPDDWDCVRDNTTGLLWQADGNQSGIWDNFPLPDSGFCGCEKWRVPAREELRSLIDYQMLLDDEAPAISDVFFPDSIMSFYWSSTGDDTHAWAVSFETGMEELKVRNIAEAWGYRAVCAPY from the coding sequence ATGCGTGCTGTCACCTTGATATTTTCAATGCTCTTTCTCCTGGTCGGCTGCTCTGAAATGCTGCCGGAATCACCGGGTGCTGGAAAGGCCAGTGTCAATATCTCAATCAAGCGTCCAGTAAATCAAATACAGGAAGATCGCCTCCAGGCTGCTTTTATTGACGACAGAACAATGCAGCTTGATATTTTTATCTATCCTTTTCCTTTTGGATCTTACGATGATATCGTGAAACTACAACGCTGTATTGTGGCTGCCTGGAGCATGAGCAGCGAAGGTGAGCCCACGTATGGAGAGATCATCACTCCGGAAATCAGAAGCACGTGCAATGTCCCTGGCGATTTTGATAGCGCAGGCCAGATGGCAATGAGCATGAGTGCCGTGCGAGAAGTGTCAATACCCTATGGAAGTGGCACGGTGAACACGCAAATCAGTGAGCTGGAACCGGGAAGTTATATGATAGCGGTGATTCAATCTGGCGCTTATGGGGAGGAGATGAGCAAAGTTCGAACCTATGCAACCTTAGAGCCGGGGCCAAATAACATAGTCATCAATCTCCTGCATGGGAAATGGGTGTTTGTCAATGAATCCGATGACCCCGCCCCCCTTGAACTGCAACTGCTGCACAAAACAGAGTTCTTTGTTGAGGATAGTGAACCTGTCGGGCTCGTGGAAAGCCCAGCTGCTGCACTGGGATTTTCAGGCTCAGGCACAGTTCAACTAGAAGCCGTTTATCTTCATGAGACACTCGATATCCCGGAGCACATTTACCTCGACGCTTACCTGGGGTACCATGGGTCAAATCTTTTTGGGCAATATGATAACGCCAGTGCGCGCTATTATGGGCTGATGGATAACCATGCAATGAGCTTCATTGCAGCAGAGCAAGTTGATGCAGTTGCAAGTACAGAACCCGCGTTTATTATGCAACAGTACTTTGCTGGCGCAAGTTCCCATAAAATTACCTTGGGCGAATTAATGGGCTGGAGCGGTATCGACAACGCCTTTGGCCTTATTTTTTATGGTGCTGATGGCACAGGGTTTCTCAATAGCCTGGCAAAAACGACAAAAAACCTAATTTATAATACTGATTTTGAACAAATTGACATACAGCATTACTGGTACAGGGAAGATCTCAGTGAGCCAGGCTTTCCAGTTATCGAACTTGACGTTATGGTAAGCGAGCACAGTATCAGCCCGTTCGCCGACACATCTGAAGTTGTACAAAAACTTATGGGCCTGGATTCGGGAGAGCGTATTACAGGGACACTGGTAGAGTACTTCTCCACAGAGCGCGAAGGAGGCACCGTAGGCCCGGTTTCACCGCCAGTAATAGATTATGACCCCAAAGATGGCTTCTCCGTGGCAAGTGCTTCCTCTTCGGTAGTGCCGGCACTCCTCAACCGTGCAACCCTGACCCGTATGCTGCAGCAGCAGTTGGCCCTGGAGCAGGCAGAAAAAGATTTGGGGATCGGCACCATTACCGCTGCCAGTAACCAGCCGGGCCCCAAGTGTTTTACCTCAGACACCAGCAGAGCCTATACATGGTTACTGTATCGCTACAATGGAACAAGTTGGGTACCCGGTTACGAAGAGTCTGGAGAATTTATAGCGTCAAACGATAATCTTGATTTTGAAGCAGAGGAATTCCCTGTAATTCAAGCTGAAATATGTCTGCATCCAATCAGGCTGGCAGCCCAGCAGCCAGCACCAGAAGAGGGTCCAAGCAATCTCATTGCCCATTACACTTTTGATGGTAACGTCGCAGATGTTAAAGGCGCCTACGATGGCGCTTCGTCGGTTGCGGGCGTGACCTTTGACGCCGGAAGGTTTGGCCAGGCCGTGTACCTGGATGGTGGCTATATTACCCTGCCGCATGAATACAATCCCATTATTTCCCCTGACGCAGAAGAGTTCAGCATATCTACCTGGATCAAGGTTGATGAGCTCCCTGAGGCAGATGACGAGTGGGTGATTTTTAACCATGGCTGGGGGGAGTTCAAGCTGGCGCTTAACCATACAGGCTCTGTAAGCTTTGCCGTTAATGAAGACCAGGGTTATGGTGCGTGGCGCACTATTGAAGGACCTGTCCCGCTTGGTGAATTTGTCCATATTGCAGCGATATACTCCAGAGATAATGGTATGCAACTTTGGGTAAATGGTGCAGGGGTTAGTTTTTATAATAGCCTAATTAATGGCATGCGCGATCCAGATGGGATATATCGCTTTATCGGATTTGGCAGAAGCTCGGATGAAGATGGTCCATTCTTCCAGGGAGCCATTGACGAAACTCGAATATTTGATCGCGCCCTTACAGAGGCAGAAGTCTTTCTGCTGGCAGATGCGATCACCGGTACAGCTGGAAATGACAATCTAATCGGCACATCAAATAATGATATTTTTATTGGAAGCGCAGGCGATGACATAATCGATGGCGTCGGTGGTGTAAATACTGTTGTTTACGTTGGAAATCACACATTGTACCAGGTTATAGACAATGGTGGCGGGAGCTATACTGTAGTAAAACCTGATGGCACAGATACTTTGACGAACATTCAGTATCTGAGTTTTGGCGACGTTCAGAATATTGCCATAACTGATCTGCTCAGTGAAAATATAGTCGTAATCGACTGCGGGATGGATGACTGTAGCTGGATACCTGCTGGGAGGTTTGCATTCCCTGATGATGGAGAGTTCTCTCTCAATGATCCTTATGTGCGGTTGGTTCCCGCTCAGCTTCAGTGTGAACCACCAAATCCTCTTTGTTGGGATAATATTGTATGCAGTGTAGATGGCTCTACAGGCGAATTTGGAAGCGGAAACAGTACGTGCTATATCTTCAGCAGCGACCCTGGAGCTCTGCAAAATGCAGTAAACCTAAGTGAAGACTTTCAGTTGATACTCTTTGACAACGACGACAGGGATGTACCAAACCATGACTTAGAGGATGCAGTATACCTGATCATGAGTGATTTTCTTCCCGGCGAAACAATTGAAGGCGCTGTTGTTGTAGAGTATGAAGAAAACAGGCACTTTATATCTGCAGCCGAAGCCTTCCTGTTTAATTTTTTCTCTTCTGAATTGGACGTACAAACCTATCTCTGGATCGAGGCCGCTCCGGGCTTCAGGTACACTGAAACCTGGAACCCTTCGGAAGTCTTCTTCGGGCACGGGGGTACTGAGTCGCTTCCTCTCTTTTCAGGAACCCTCGACACTGCCACAAGTCTCATGGGTGACCCCTTCGAGGATATCCATAGCTCGCATTGGGTTTATTTTAGAAGTGGTTCTTTGGTGTTTGGTGAAAACCCGAACGTTTATGATGTCAATATCCACTGGTTTTCCAACATTCCCATGTTTGCCCCTCTGAATGATACGGGCATATCAACATGCGTGACGGATGACGACCTTATCTTTGGCACCTCCGATTGTACAGTGGGGCCTGAGATTCCCCTGCAGGACGCCTATCATGGCACAAACTCATTTGCCTTTGAGAAAATTGATGCCTCTGGCGCTGTACTGTCAGAGGCGGGGCCAGATGACTGGGATTGCGTACGTGACAATACCACTGGCCTGCTATGGCAGGCTGACGGAAATCAAAGTGGCATCTGGGATAACTTCCCCCTTCCAGATTCAGGCTTCTGTGGATGTGAAAAATGGCGAGTGCCTGCACGCGAAGAGCTGCGTTCACTGATTGACTATCAAATGCTACTTGATGACGAAGCACCTGCAATCAGTGACGTTTTTTTTCCTGACTCCATTATGAGTTTTTACTGGTCATCTACCGGGGACGATACCCATGCCTGGGCAGTGAGTTTTGAAACGGGAATGGAAGAACTCAAAGTACGAAATATCGCAGAAGCGTGGGGATATCGCGCAGTGTGCGCTCCCTACTGA
- a CDS encoding tetratricopeptide repeat protein produces the protein MNQPPWQGRTSFVFRLAMFAVVYYMCIVSVASQPLSLPPLAELQQQMQQRDYAGVYQKLELLEYEFAGNPAYDALFGLAALRSGDPARASWALERLVLVEPDNLNAKLALARAYMELNRFNRAQGLLDEVRQMQPAARILQAAEQLQAELEEKRAPKHWQLTGHIVAGTGYDTNVGSAPGTFIHEIAGPVRIDEEASAFSEIVLRHRLQYSSDEDWRFFGGYRLREYRPYSATDYLRHHFTTETGAIRNAGNWRLSLEPSLTKVWRDSDEESREGRITANTRYQINQRTYALGFITYSRLSYDQNTEDNGDFLVLGGGLAQMLSVSGKPLTLSTTAYYLSSDQPDSASGDMRSLGADINATWRLTQKMDANGRLGWIQRDYACSLHPAVCNSDRDDTQWRISIGGSYRLSERLRIESQVSHARQESNVDQYEYKRTVAKVSVRYEFKPWRK, from the coding sequence ATGAATCAGCCCCCTTGGCAAGGCAGAACGAGTTTCGTCTTCCGTCTTGCAATGTTTGCTGTCGTATATTACATGTGCATTGTTTCTGTGGCCAGTCAACCTCTTTCCCTGCCTCCTCTTGCCGAACTCCAACAGCAAATGCAGCAGCGTGACTATGCTGGCGTTTATCAAAAACTTGAGTTGCTTGAATACGAGTTTGCTGGCAATCCTGCCTATGACGCTCTTTTCGGTCTTGCCGCTTTGCGATCAGGTGATCCCGCACGCGCATCATGGGCGCTGGAAAGACTGGTTCTTGTTGAGCCAGACAATCTGAATGCAAAACTTGCTCTGGCCAGAGCCTATATGGAGCTTAATCGGTTTAATCGTGCCCAGGGCTTACTTGATGAGGTCAGGCAAATGCAGCCTGCAGCACGGATACTGCAGGCTGCAGAACAACTTCAGGCGGAACTGGAAGAGAAGCGTGCCCCAAAGCATTGGCAGCTCACTGGGCATATAGTGGCGGGAACAGGGTATGATACGAATGTAGGCAGTGCGCCTGGAACCTTTATTCACGAAATCGCTGGGCCAGTGCGTATAGATGAAGAAGCGAGCGCTTTTTCTGAAATAGTGTTGCGCCACCGCCTTCAGTATAGCTCCGACGAAGATTGGCGTTTTTTTGGAGGATACAGGCTCAGGGAATACCGACCATACTCTGCTACGGATTACCTGCGTCACCATTTCACCACCGAGACGGGAGCCATTCGAAACGCTGGAAATTGGCGCTTATCGCTGGAACCGTCTCTGACCAAGGTATGGCGGGACAGTGATGAAGAGAGCCGGGAAGGCCGTATCACCGCAAACACCCGTTATCAGATTAATCAGCGAACATACGCTCTCGGATTTATAACATACAGTCGTCTTTCCTATGACCAGAATACGGAAGATAACGGTGATTTTCTAGTGCTTGGTGGCGGACTGGCGCAAATGCTCAGCGTATCGGGAAAGCCACTGACTCTTTCCACAACGGCGTACTACCTGAGCAGCGATCAGCCTGACAGTGCCAGCGGTGATATGCGAAGCTTGGGAGCTGATATTAATGCTACATGGCGATTGACACAGAAAATGGATGCCAATGGCCGCCTCGGCTGGATTCAAAGGGATTATGCCTGCAGCCTGCACCCGGCTGTGTGCAACAGTGACCGAGATGACACTCAGTGGCGCATCTCTATTGGGGGAAGCTATCGACTCAGCGAGCGCTTGCGCATCGAATCACAAGTTAGCCATGCCAGGCAGGAAAGCAATGTGGATCAGTATGAATACAAGCGAACAGTTGCCAAAGTGAGTGTGCGTTATGAATTTAAGCCTTGGCGGAAATAG